A genomic stretch from Methylophilus medardicus includes:
- a CDS encoding ATP-binding protein, translated as MRAFVRQLKQKVTDIKSISYETEQALIRVVFVSFIALYLLVNHSSYEPVLLCLIYLCFAFLMLHNILQQPQKNEKRQWTAMIMDITATSLEQMISGAMAGVFIGIYLWLIIGYGLRYGTKFFKGCYIFSLIGFSITLYLNPYWNQHQHLAYGFLLTLLLIPPHALRLLVRLEKATEEAGQANEAKTNFLSNISHEMRTPLNGIIGASELMAQTKLDSKQTELLKMVGNSASSLKKLINDVLDISKIEKGKVELEEITFFMPDLIQRLQLMFQIEVERKQLWLRFHLDPLVERHYIGSMHHLEQILTNLVANAIKFTQHGGVDVVVSLIQSNADKNTLNFSIRDTGIGIQHAVLPLIFDSFTQADSSITRRYGGTGLGTSIAKQLVEVMGGKISVTSQENVGTTFVVTLPLTPTAALLQPTPSDINLDNQSNVVPLSSHTRFRKKIRVLIADDNMVNRLILNETLQKMHCVVKAVDHGDAALDALEHHQFDLMILDYNMPEMNGLEVFNIYHALPGSKPLRTVILTADATKTTQERCLRAGVYQVLTKPVLSRQIQHLIQAIAGTLDTEHLAQASLRQSKAALTTQDNIDLSAFESTSAEEAFSVPGTAAPLPTKNIRNIVPIAEPLIDQDRMAHLLKLGGSEAFLHKLITEFIESTDDLMRRLAPTCLDLNFAQTHKLAHELAGESANMGLIPLSKLSRRLLGLSMEDAQTISGLYQDVADCYEETRAQLQQQRSKLSSKHLHK; from the coding sequence ATGCGAGCATTCGTCAGACAATTAAAACAGAAAGTGACCGACATCAAGTCCATCAGTTATGAAACTGAGCAGGCTTTAATTCGCGTTGTTTTCGTTAGTTTTATTGCGCTTTACTTGCTAGTGAATCACAGCAGCTATGAGCCCGTCCTACTCTGCCTGATTTATTTGTGTTTTGCTTTTTTGATGCTGCACAATATTTTGCAGCAGCCGCAAAAAAATGAAAAACGCCAGTGGACAGCGATGATCATGGACATTACAGCCACCTCGCTTGAGCAGATGATTTCAGGCGCCATGGCGGGTGTATTTATCGGTATTTATTTGTGGCTGATCATTGGCTATGGTTTACGTTATGGCACAAAGTTTTTTAAAGGCTGCTATATCTTCAGCCTAATCGGTTTTAGTATCACCTTATACCTGAATCCTTACTGGAATCAGCATCAACACTTGGCCTATGGCTTTTTGCTGACCTTGTTATTAATTCCGCCCCATGCATTGCGCCTACTCGTCAGGTTAGAAAAAGCCACCGAAGAGGCGGGGCAAGCCAACGAGGCCAAAACCAACTTTCTGTCCAACATCAGTCATGAAATGCGTACGCCTCTCAACGGTATTATCGGCGCGAGCGAGCTGATGGCTCAAACCAAACTTGACAGCAAGCAAACCGAACTCTTGAAAATGGTCGGCAATTCTGCCTCTAGCCTGAAAAAACTCATTAACGATGTGCTAGATATCAGCAAAATTGAAAAAGGCAAAGTCGAGCTTGAAGAGATTACGTTTTTCATGCCTGACCTCATTCAGCGCTTACAGCTGATGTTTCAAATTGAAGTTGAACGAAAACAGTTATGGCTGAGATTTCACCTAGATCCATTGGTGGAGCGCCACTACATTGGCAGCATGCATCACCTTGAGCAAATCCTAACCAATCTGGTCGCCAATGCGATTAAATTTACCCAACATGGCGGCGTAGATGTCGTGGTCAGCTTAATTCAAAGCAATGCAGATAAAAATACGCTCAATTTTAGTATTCGAGATACCGGGATTGGCATTCAGCATGCGGTGTTGCCACTGATATTTGACAGTTTTACACAAGCAGACAGCAGCATCACCAGACGCTATGGTGGCACCGGCCTCGGCACCTCGATTGCAAAACAATTAGTGGAGGTGATGGGTGGCAAAATCAGCGTGACCAGTCAAGAAAACGTTGGAACCACCTTTGTAGTCACCCTGCCCCTGACGCCCACCGCGGCGTTGCTACAACCTACGCCGAGTGACATTAATTTAGACAACCAGTCTAACGTGGTGCCTTTGAGCAGTCACACCCGATTCCGCAAGAAAATTCGCGTGCTGATTGCCGACGATAACATGGTCAACCGCTTGATTCTAAACGAAACACTACAAAAAATGCACTGCGTGGTGAAAGCGGTCGATCATGGCGATGCTGCGCTAGATGCGCTGGAACATCATCAGTTTGATCTGATGATTCTAGACTACAACATGCCAGAAATGAATGGGCTGGAAGTCTTTAATATCTACCATGCTTTGCCCGGGAGTAAACCGCTCAGAACGGTGATCTTGACTGCAGATGCGACCAAAACGACCCAAGAGCGTTGTTTACGCGCTGGCGTCTATCAAGTGTTAACAAAACCGGTACTGTCACGGCAAATTCAACACTTGATTCAAGCGATTGCAGGCACGCTGGATACCGAGCATTTAGCCCAAGCAAGCCTCAGGCAGTCGAAGGCAGCGCTCACGACGCAAGACAACATTGACCTCTCTGCCTTTGAAAGCACCAGCGCAGAGGAGGCATTTTCTGTGCCTGGCACAGCGGCGCCTTTGCCAACAAAAAACATCCGAAACATCGTACCCATTGCTGAGCCTTTGATTGACCAAGATCGCATGGCGCACTTATTAAAGCTGGGTGGTAGCGAGGCCTTCCTGCATAAACTGATCACCGAGTTCATCGAGTCGACGGATGACCTCATGCGCAGACTGGCACCTACCTGTCTGGATTTGAACTTTGCGCAAACACACAAACTGGCGCATGAGTTGGCTGGGGAATCAGCCAATATGGGCTTGATTCCTCTGAGCAAACTCAGTCGCCGTTTATTGGGTTTGAGCATGGAGGATGCCCAGACTATTTCTGGCCTGTATCAAGATGTGGCTGATTGCTACGAAGAGACGCGTGCGCAGTTGCAACAACAGCGTAGCAAACTCTCATCCAAGCATTTACATAAATAG
- a CDS encoding tautomerase family protein, producing MPYVNIKLAGTVSKEQKKQIAKEITETLQKHAHKPANYTYIVFEEIDHEDWAIGGELLG from the coding sequence ATGCCTTACGTGAATATCAAACTCGCTGGAACGGTGAGCAAAGAGCAAAAAAAGCAAATTGCCAAAGAGATCACAGAAACCCTGCAAAAACATGCACACAAGCCGGCCAATTATACTTATATCGTTTTTGAAGAAATCGATCATGAAGACTGGGCCATTGGTGGTGAGTTGCTCGGCTAG
- a CDS encoding 23S rRNA (adenine(2030)-N(6))-methyltransferase RlmJ produces MLSYRHAFHAGNHADVLKHWIYSLVLDYFKQKDKPYWVVDTHAGAGLYRLDSTIANKTAEYVHGIQRLQHSQPPAVFASYLTAVTSAGNGLQQVYPGSPCIANQFLNASDKLRLFELHPADAVLLEQQFATQKRQVTIQQKDGFEGIKACLPPPTKRGIVLIDPPYEVKEDYQRVVDCIKDSLKRFATGTYLIWYPRLQRPEPQYMIDRLRQLGTDYLHVSLDVQQPAADGFGMHGSGMWIINPPWTLRASIEPHLGWLANTLAQDASAHAGCEGQQR; encoded by the coding sequence ATGTTAAGTTACCGTCACGCCTTTCACGCCGGCAATCACGCCGATGTTTTAAAACATTGGATATATAGCCTAGTGCTAGATTATTTTAAGCAAAAAGACAAACCCTATTGGGTGGTTGATACGCATGCTGGTGCCGGACTTTATCGACTGGATAGCACGATTGCCAATAAAACCGCCGAGTATGTGCATGGGATACAGCGTTTACAGCACAGCCAACCACCTGCAGTCTTTGCCAGTTATTTAACGGCAGTCACCAGCGCTGGCAACGGCCTGCAACAGGTATACCCCGGTTCTCCGTGCATCGCAAATCAGTTTTTAAACGCCAGCGACAAATTACGCTTGTTTGAGCTACATCCGGCTGATGCAGTGTTACTGGAGCAACAATTTGCAACGCAGAAAAGACAGGTCACAATTCAGCAGAAAGATGGTTTTGAAGGCATTAAGGCTTGCCTGCCTCCGCCAACCAAACGCGGCATTGTGCTCATCGACCCTCCCTATGAAGTCAAAGAAGATTATCAACGTGTGGTTGACTGTATCAAAGACAGCTTAAAAAGATTTGCAACAGGCACCTATTTAATCTGGTATCCGCGCTTGCAGCGGCCTGAACCACAATACATGATAGACAGGCTACGCCAGTTGGGGACTGACTATTTGCATGTCAGCTTGGATGTACAGCAACCAGCGGCGGACGGCTTTGGCATGCATGGTAGCGGCATGTGGATCATTAATCCACCGTGGACATTGCGTGCGTCAATTGAGCCTCACTTGGGCTGGCTGGCGAATACGCTGGCACAGGATGCAAGTGCACATGCCGGCTGTGAGGGCCAGCAGCGCTAA
- a CDS encoding Lcl domain-containing protein: protein MFNFSQIQLFDKTLVTGILAINSLGANAALTSYSSDGVDLVYSSVSDVTWTKDGNLLRTLFADQGFNKVVGAIIANSPRISNTPHIFNSTGIYTLTASDFSSNGITSWYGAMAYVNYLNSINYAGSNKWTLPTVANTTIGYNTVTNGSTRGDELVELYYEELDSKAGSGQGFGFKDPDNKFINERGIYWSGTEYEPYPTNAWLFNNNFGGQDIINKRGRFYAWAFSLGQVVTVPEPANSTMLLAGLGLIAYATRQRKV, encoded by the coding sequence ATGTTTAATTTCTCACAAATACAACTTTTTGATAAGACTTTAGTTACTGGAATTCTTGCAATTAATAGCTTAGGCGCGAATGCTGCATTAACTTCATACAGCTCCGACGGCGTTGATTTGGTTTATAGCTCAGTGAGCGATGTCACTTGGACAAAAGACGGCAACCTATTACGTACGTTGTTTGCCGACCAAGGCTTTAACAAAGTTGTTGGTGCGATTATCGCCAATAGCCCAAGAATATCCAACACGCCTCACATTTTCAACTCCACAGGCATATATACCCTCACCGCTAGTGATTTCAGTAGTAATGGAATTACCAGTTGGTATGGTGCGATGGCTTATGTGAATTATCTGAACAGCATCAACTATGCTGGCAGCAATAAGTGGACTTTACCTACAGTGGCCAACACCACTATTGGCTATAACACCGTCACCAACGGCTCAACCAGAGGCGATGAGTTGGTGGAACTATATTATGAAGAGCTAGACAGTAAAGCAGGGTCAGGTCAAGGATTTGGCTTTAAAGACCCCGACAATAAGTTTATTAACGAGCGAGGCATCTACTGGTCTGGCACGGAGTACGAGCCATATCCTACCAACGCGTGGCTCTTCAATAACAACTTTGGTGGCCAGGACATCATCAATAAGCGCGGCCGTTTCTACGCATGGGCTTTCAGCTTAGGGCAAGTCGTAACGGTGCCTGAGCCTGCAAATTCAACAATGCTGTTGGCTGGTCTTGGCTTAATTGCTTACGCTACCCGGCAGCGTAAAGTTTAG
- a CDS encoding DUF2914 domain-containing protein, which translates to MDSATNPENPSKRARWLARSRMLLPISFFVGGFIWDAMTIGKKVNLSDMAIFALYLLVAAFLMHQLAAPSSAMRRMGERLLRWAWLQKRVSNWPVQDWPYWILQFLFGSLLSALFILYFKSSSYGLAWVVTLILGILLVANEFMEGEYRRLSLCWSMFGLCTILWSNFAFPFLLGSVHAAWFYLSTLLGATVTYLLYQKAPQHAGRIWPVWVIAGLLMVAYRADMIPPVPLVKQAVVVAYDLEKSPEGYWMTVDKSPWWQFWRVNSDHFYLQPGQRLVCFSAVFAPQGLHTQLLHDWQQRVRGEWVSVSTPGFSLAGGRDSGYRGYTYKTNLTAGEWRVRIQTATRQTITVHPFTVSLGAPPNHKPRTRIRY; encoded by the coding sequence ATGGACTCTGCCACAAACCCTGAAAATCCTTCAAAACGCGCACGTTGGCTGGCGCGCAGTCGCATGCTGTTGCCGATTTCTTTTTTTGTAGGCGGATTTATCTGGGATGCCATGACCATAGGCAAAAAGGTGAACTTATCTGACATGGCTATTTTTGCGCTGTATCTGCTGGTAGCCGCTTTCTTGATGCATCAACTGGCAGCGCCTTCTTCTGCCATGCGTCGGATGGGGGAACGCTTGCTGCGCTGGGCGTGGTTACAAAAAAGAGTTTCCAACTGGCCGGTGCAAGATTGGCCCTATTGGATATTGCAGTTTCTGTTCGGTAGTTTGCTCAGTGCCTTGTTTATTCTTTATTTTAAAAGTTCGAGTTATGGCCTAGCGTGGGTGGTGACACTGATTTTAGGCATTTTGTTAGTGGCGAACGAGTTTATGGAGGGGGAATATCGCCGCTTGAGTTTGTGCTGGAGTATGTTTGGGTTATGTACCATTTTATGGAGTAATTTTGCGTTTCCATTTTTGCTCGGTAGTGTGCATGCAGCTTGGTTCTATTTGAGCACATTGTTGGGCGCCACGGTCACTTACCTGTTGTATCAGAAAGCCCCTCAGCATGCTGGACGTATTTGGCCAGTATGGGTGATTGCTGGTTTACTTATGGTGGCTTATCGTGCCGATATGATTCCGCCTGTGCCGCTGGTCAAGCAGGCCGTGGTGGTGGCCTATGATCTCGAAAAGTCTCCGGAAGGGTATTGGATGACCGTCGATAAATCGCCTTGGTGGCAGTTTTGGCGGGTGAATAGTGACCATTTCTATCTGCAACCCGGTCAGCGCTTAGTGTGTTTTTCGGCGGTGTTTGCACCTCAAGGCCTGCATACGCAGCTATTGCACGATTGGCAGCAGCGGGTGCGCGGCGAGTGGGTGAGTGTCTCAACCCCGGGCTTTTCGTTAGCGGGCGGGCGTGACAGCGGCTATCGCGGGTATACCTACAAAACCAATCTGACGGCGGGGGAGTGGCGCGTGCGTATCCAAACTGCGACGCGGCAAACCATCACCGTGCATCCTTTTACCGTTTCGCTTGGCGCCCCCCCAAATCACAAGCCGCGTACGCGCATCAGGTATTAA
- a CDS encoding crotonase/enoyl-CoA hydratase family protein — protein MKPFEQGLVNYQQRLLAHDYGQVFCRFDATQQALWSYIHQPNRIPCINHDLLKHLYQHHADIQRSGGYVHVEQDNIVPIRYSVFASATPGYFNMGGDLQKMAAAIRQQDRAQLEAYAKLSIDVVAQRAFRFELEHVTKISLLQGEVLGAGIEAAMTSDVLIAEKQAVFCFPELFFNMIPGMGAYSFIARKAGLAIADKMILGCERYTATQCLEMGLIDMVVEEGEGEQAVHDFIHKNNKRAEGFLSAQKAKSRINPLTYDELKDIVQVWVENALRLSERDLKVMDRFYRAQSRLFPDTATVDEAKMDESSELQAAQQSFAVNQ, from the coding sequence ATGAAACCGTTTGAACAAGGCTTGGTTAACTATCAACAACGTTTATTGGCGCATGATTACGGTCAGGTTTTTTGCCGTTTTGATGCAACGCAGCAGGCCCTATGGAGTTACATCCATCAGCCGAATCGCATTCCCTGCATCAACCATGATTTACTTAAACACTTATATCAACACCATGCGGATATTCAGCGCAGTGGGGGCTATGTGCATGTTGAGCAAGACAACATCGTCCCGATTCGCTATTCGGTGTTTGCTTCAGCCACTCCCGGCTATTTCAACATGGGCGGCGATTTACAAAAAATGGCAGCTGCCATTCGTCAGCAAGATAGGGCGCAACTTGAAGCTTATGCAAAGTTGAGTATTGATGTTGTGGCGCAGCGAGCTTTTCGCTTCGAACTTGAGCACGTGACTAAAATTTCGTTGTTGCAAGGAGAAGTGCTGGGCGCTGGTATTGAAGCCGCCATGACCAGTGATGTATTAATTGCTGAGAAACAGGCCGTATTTTGTTTTCCTGAATTATTTTTCAACATGATTCCGGGCATGGGGGCCTATAGCTTTATCGCACGCAAAGCGGGCCTAGCGATCGCTGACAAGATGATCTTAGGTTGCGAGCGTTATACCGCAACGCAATGCTTGGAAATGGGCTTGATTGATATGGTGGTGGAAGAAGGCGAAGGTGAGCAAGCGGTACACGACTTCATACACAAAAATAACAAACGTGCGGAGGGCTTTTTATCTGCGCAAAAAGCCAAGTCCAGAATAAATCCGCTTACCTACGACGAACTTAAGGACATCGTACAGGTGTGGGTCGAAAATGCTTTGCGTTTATCTGAACGCGATCTTAAGGTGATGGATCGTTTTTATCGCGCGCAGTCGCGCTTGTTTCCCGATACGGCCACGGTGGATGAGGCTAAGATGGATGAGTCATCAGAATTGCAAGCGGCCCAGCAGAGTTTTGCGGTGAACCAGTAG
- a CDS encoding cation diffusion facilitator family transporter produces MKPSHKDAAHSHADHHGTHCDHTHDDAGHAAPTPDNPFWIPFLAIALFTVIEFVGGIWTQSLALLSDAWHMLFDVLALGLAMWAAHRARTGHPASAQTERMVSMINAFTMLLVTIWIVVEAINRLHHPLPVAGGYVSVIALAGLLINLFVAKHMHHQHHHHGGDASLNHRAAFLHVMGDLLGSVTAVLAGVVIYFTGWMTIDPILSILISLLLLVVTLNLIRDIHRGEHPHSH; encoded by the coding sequence ATGAAACCTAGTCATAAAGATGCAGCGCATTCCCACGCAGACCACCATGGTACCCATTGCGACCACACCCACGACGACGCGGGGCACGCAGCGCCTACGCCAGATAATCCGTTTTGGATTCCTTTTTTGGCAATTGCACTCTTTACGGTCATTGAGTTTGTCGGTGGCATATGGACGCAATCACTGGCGCTGCTGAGTGATGCTTGGCATATGTTGTTTGACGTGTTGGCGCTCGGATTAGCCATGTGGGCGGCCCATCGCGCGCGTACCGGCCACCCTGCCTCAGCGCAAACGGAGCGCATGGTCTCTATGATTAACGCATTCACCATGCTGTTGGTGACCATTTGGATTGTGGTCGAGGCCATAAACAGACTGCATCACCCGCTGCCGGTGGCGGGCGGCTATGTCAGTGTGATCGCGCTCGCCGGTTTGTTGATTAACCTGTTTGTTGCCAAGCACATGCATCATCAACACCATCACCATGGTGGGGATGCGAGTTTGAACCATCGCGCTGCATTTTTACATGTCATGGGCGATTTACTTGGCTCTGTCACGGCAGTGCTGGCGGGTGTGGTCATCTATTTCACCGGCTGGATGACTATCGATCCGATCTTATCTATACTAATTTCACTACTTTTGCTGGTAGTCACGCTTAATTTGATCCGTGATATTCATCGGGGTGAGCATCCGCATTCTCATTAA
- the uvrC gene encoding excinuclease ABC subunit UvrC, with product MFEAKPILKNLPNLPGVYRMLNAENTVIYVGKAKDLKKRVSSYFNKNLASPRTKMMVSQIANIETTVTRSEAEALLLENNLIKGLMPRYNVLFRDDKSYPYIALTGDAFPRLAFHRGTQRKGHQYFGPFPSSPAVRESIQLLQKVFKLRTCENTVFANRSRPCLQYQIARCTAPCVNLISQQDYAADVRHAAMFLLGKTNEVIDALGNAMNDAAESMEYEHAAILRDRIQALRQVQAKQFVSDFSVSDADVIACAEVQGQHCINLVMIRGGRHLGDKSFFPKNSQDADLVETVEAFITQYYLSQNTPPLLVCGAEIDKTEFEDMLSEQSGRKIRVLTNAIGDKKVWLKMAETNAELALQQRQATTANQQARLLALREALNLAESTERIECFDISHTMGEATVGSCVVFDRGDMQNSEYRRYNITGITPGDDYAAMRDVLTRRYKKVAAGEGKRPDLIFIDGGKGQLGVAIEVMQEVGLDDILLVGIAKGEERKPGLETMIFSDTGEMLNLPTDNLGLHLLQQIRDEAHRFAITGHRAKRAKARITSSLEDIEGVGAKRRKALLMRFGGLDGIKSASIDEIAQVEGISLALAQTIHERLH from the coding sequence ATGTTTGAAGCAAAGCCCATCCTCAAAAACTTGCCAAATTTACCCGGGGTTTATCGCATGCTCAATGCGGAAAACACGGTGATTTATGTCGGCAAAGCCAAAGACCTCAAAAAAAGGGTCTCCAGTTATTTTAATAAGAACTTGGCCAGTCCGCGCACCAAAATGATGGTGTCGCAGATTGCTAATATCGAAACCACGGTGACGCGCTCCGAAGCGGAAGCACTGTTGCTCGAAAACAATCTGATTAAAGGCTTGATGCCGCGCTACAACGTGTTGTTTCGCGACGACAAGTCATACCCCTACATTGCCCTCACGGGGGATGCTTTTCCGCGCTTGGCGTTTCATCGAGGCACGCAACGAAAAGGGCATCAATATTTTGGGCCTTTTCCTAGTTCACCCGCTGTGCGCGAAAGCATTCAGCTGCTGCAAAAGGTATTTAAACTGCGCACCTGCGAAAATACTGTGTTTGCCAACCGTTCGCGGCCTTGTTTGCAATACCAGATTGCACGCTGTACCGCCCCTTGTGTGAATCTGATCTCTCAACAAGATTATGCTGCTGATGTGCGGCATGCTGCCATGTTTTTACTCGGCAAGACCAATGAAGTGATTGATGCCCTAGGCAATGCCATGAATGATGCGGCTGAAAGCATGGAGTATGAACATGCGGCTATTTTGCGCGACCGTATTCAGGCTTTACGGCAGGTGCAGGCCAAGCAGTTTGTGAGCGATTTTAGTGTGAGTGATGCAGATGTGATTGCTTGTGCCGAGGTGCAAGGGCAGCACTGTATTAACTTAGTCATGATTCGTGGCGGCCGTCATTTGGGCGACAAAAGCTTTTTCCCAAAAAATAGCCAAGATGCTGATCTGGTCGAGACTGTAGAAGCGTTTATCACGCAGTATTATCTATCTCAAAATACACCGCCCTTGCTGGTGTGTGGCGCCGAGATCGATAAAACCGAGTTTGAAGACATGCTCAGTGAACAATCCGGTCGCAAGATTCGCGTATTAACGAATGCCATCGGCGACAAAAAAGTGTGGCTCAAAATGGCAGAAACCAACGCCGAGCTTGCACTGCAGCAACGACAGGCCACCACGGCCAACCAACAGGCGCGGTTACTCGCCTTGCGAGAAGCCCTTAACTTGGCAGAGAGCACCGAGCGCATTGAGTGTTTTGATATCAGCCACACCATGGGCGAGGCGACCGTCGGTAGCTGTGTGGTGTTTGACCGTGGTGATATGCAAAATAGCGAATATCGGCGCTATAACATCACCGGCATCACACCGGGCGATGATTATGCAGCCATGCGCGATGTGCTTACTCGCCGCTACAAAAAAGTGGCCGCAGGCGAGGGCAAGCGGCCTGACCTGATTTTTATCGATGGTGGTAAAGGTCAGCTAGGCGTGGCTATTGAGGTGATGCAAGAAGTGGGCCTCGACGATATTTTGCTCGTGGGCATTGCCAAAGGGGAGGAGCGCAAACCTGGCCTCGAAACCATGATTTTCTCTGATACGGGAGAAATGCTGAATTTACCCACTGACAATCTGGGGCTGCACTTACTACAGCAAATTCGCGATGAAGCGCACCGATTTGCCATTACGGGTCACCGTGCAAAGCGCGCCAAGGCGCGCATTACCTCAAGCCTTGAAGACATAGAAGGCGTGGGCGCTAAGCGGCGTAAAGCCTTGCTCATGCGTTTTGGTGGCCTGGACGGCATAAAAAGTGCTAGCATAGACGAGATCGCGCAAGTAGAGGGCATCAGCCTAGCACTCGCACAAACGATACACGAACGCTTGCATTAA
- the pgsA gene encoding CDP-diacylglycerol--glycerol-3-phosphate 3-phosphatidyltransferase has protein sequence MWTIPNILTLLRIGMIPVFVGIFYLPANAITADGLPAHWVNLTAAGVFILAAFTDWLDGYWARRYQQMSKFGAFLDPVADKLMVAAALILLVELNRVGAAVALIIIGREIAISALREWMASIGKSGNVAVALVGKIKTAAQMIAITLLLWFDPLFGLNIQWLGEWLIVIAAVLTLVSMGYYLRSAWPAIRETI, from the coding sequence ATGTGGACGATTCCAAACATACTGACCCTGTTGCGCATCGGGATGATCCCGGTATTTGTGGGCATTTTTTACCTGCCTGCCAACGCCATCACCGCCGATGGCCTGCCAGCACATTGGGTCAATTTAACCGCCGCAGGCGTGTTTATATTGGCCGCCTTTACCGATTGGCTAGATGGTTACTGGGCGCGCCGATACCAACAAATGTCTAAATTTGGTGCCTTTCTCGATCCGGTAGCAGACAAACTCATGGTTGCCGCAGCGCTCATCTTGCTGGTGGAGTTAAATCGGGTAGGCGCGGCGGTTGCACTCATCATCATTGGTCGTGAAATAGCCATTAGTGCCTTGCGCGAATGGATGGCCAGCATCGGTAAAAGTGGCAATGTCGCTGTCGCCCTAGTCGGCAAAATTAAAACCGCAGCACAAATGATCGCCATCACTTTACTGCTATGGTTCGACCCCTTGTTTGGATTAAATATTCAATGGCTGGGCGAGTGGTTGATCGTGATTGCTGCCGTCCTTACGCTGGTTTCCATGGGCTATTACCTACGTTCAGCATGGCCCGCTATCCGCGAAACCATCTAA
- a CDS encoding PEP-CTERM sorting domain-containing protein, with protein MLLKLKTRSRIYVAASLFLASFSAKAELSSYNLNGVDLVYSSVSNVTWTKDGNLLGSMIANRGFQTVVGEIIAASPTIKNIPNGYGSYSNFDDDIARSVYIVTEQDFSEVDGSSSWWGAMAFANYLNSIRYGGSHHWQLPTLATNSSASGLGSNDQVSGDEFVELFYHELNAELYSNIPNTLMFDNEVTGVYWSGTEEIDPEEPFSIYKAHAFLTSYGFQISTFKNYANHAWVVTPGQISAVPEPKSLAMLLAGLVLLGISMGWNKQSQRA; from the coding sequence ATGCTTTTAAAATTAAAAACAAGAAGCAGAATTTATGTTGCAGCATCACTTTTTCTAGCGAGCTTCAGTGCTAAAGCGGAACTGAGTTCATACAATTTAAACGGTGTTGATTTAGTCTACAGCTCAGTTAGTAATGTCACTTGGACTAAAGATGGTAATTTACTAGGTAGCATGATTGCTAACCGAGGATTTCAAACTGTAGTTGGTGAAATTATTGCTGCTAGTCCTACTATAAAGAATATACCGAATGGATATGGCAGTTACTCTAATTTTGATGATGATATTGCCCGTAGCGTCTATATCGTTACTGAACAGGATTTTTCAGAAGTAGATGGATCTAGTTCATGGTGGGGTGCTATGGCTTTTGCAAACTACCTCAACAGTATTAGGTATGGTGGTAGTCATCACTGGCAATTGCCAACATTAGCTACGAACAGCTCCGCGTCTGGCTTAGGTTCAAATGACCAAGTATCGGGTGATGAGTTTGTAGAATTGTTTTACCATGAGTTAAATGCTGAGCTTTATAGCAATATCCCCAATACTCTAATGTTTGATAATGAAGTTACTGGCGTGTATTGGTCAGGAACTGAGGAAATAGATCCAGAGGAACCTTTTTCGATCTATAAGGCACATGCATTTTTAACCAGCTATGGATTTCAGATATCTACCTTTAAAAATTATGCTAACCACGCGTGGGTCGTGACTCCAGGACAAATATCAGCTGTACCAGAGCCTAAGAGCCTAGCAATGTTATTAGCTGGGTTAGTTTTATTGGGTATATCTATGGGCTGGAATAAACAATCACAACGCGCATAA